Part of the Drosophila santomea strain STO CAGO 1482 chromosome 2L, Prin_Dsan_1.1, whole genome shotgun sequence genome is shown below.
GTGACAGCGTCCGATCGGCTAATAATATTTACCCGCGGAAAGAGCCCGGCTGCATAATTTGACATGCCAACGTGAGCCAGCTGGCGAAAATTGTTTACCCAAGTGCTTCACAGGCAGAGCGAAGAAAGTACGAGCAAGTACCAAACATAGAAGGATAGAAGGATCTCTGAACCAAGGACTCAGCCCAGCCGGAGGCACTTGAGACAATGAGTGGCCTGCCAATCTGGATACCGCTCCTTGCACTTCTGGCCACAACTGCCGCCTGTCCGCCggaggtgtgtgtgtgcaaatggAAGGGGGGCAAGCAGACGGTGGAGTGCGGGGGCCAGCAGCTCTCCAATCTACCGGAGGGCATGGATCCCGGCACCCAGGTGCTCAACTTTAGCGGCAATGCGCTGCAGGTGCTGCAATCGGAGCGGTTTCTACGTATGGACCTGCTCAATCTGCAGAAGATTTATCTGTCCCGAAATCAGCTGATCCGGATACACGAGAAGGCCTTCCGGGGTCTGACCAATCTGGTCGAGCTGGATCTCAGCGAGAATGCGCTGCAGAATGTGCCCAGCGAGACGTTTCAGGACTACAGCTCCCTGATGCGCCTCTCGCTGAGTGGAAATCCCATTAGGGAGTTGAAGACCTCGGCCTTCCGGCACCTCTCCTTCCTCACGACACTGGAGCTGTCCAACTGCCAGGTGGAGCGGATCGAGAACGAGGCCTTCGTGGGCATGGACAACCTGGAGTGGCTGCGACTGGACGGCAATCGGATTGGGTTCATCCAGGGCACCCACATCCTGCCCAAGTCGCTGCACGGCATTAGCCTGCACAGCAATCGGTGGAACTGCGACTGCCGCCTCCTGGACATCCACTTCTGGCTGGTCAACTACAACACTCCGCTGGCCGAGGAGCCCAAGTGCATGGAACCGGCGAGGCTGAAGGGTCAGGTGATCAAGAGTCTGCAGCGGGAGCAGCTGGCCTGTCTGCCGGAGGTCAGTCCCCAGTCGAGTTACACGGAGGTGAGCGAGGGCAGGAACATGTCCATCACCTGCCTGGTCAGGGCCATTCCGGAGCCGAAGGTCCTTTGGCTATTCAATGGCCAGGTGATGAGCAACGACAGCCTGATGGACAACCTGCACATGTACTACTACATCGACGAGACAATCGGAATTAGTGGCGCCGAGGAGAAGCGCAGCGAAATCTTCATCTACAACGTGGGTGCCGAGGATAATGGTACCTTCTCCTGCGTGGGCCAGAACATAGCCGGCACCACCTTCAGCAACTACACCCTGAGGGTCATCATCAAGGAGCCGCCGGTGGTGAATGAGGTCTCGTTTCCCAGGGACTACATGAACTACATTGTGGCCAGCAGTGCCGGAGGTGGCATTATCTTCGTGGTACTCCTCTGCACCATCGTGGTCAAGTGCAAGAAGACCTCGGAGCCGGCCAAGCAGCGCAAGAAGTGCGATCAGGTGACGAGTATTGCCGGTGGCACAGACTCCTCGACGGGAAGTACCCAGGATACGGGCATGGGAATGATGAAGTGCGCCTCAATACTGAATGATGGCGGAGATAGCCTGAACGGAAATGCAGGACTCCTGCTGGGCGATACATTGACACCCACCAAGGCGGCGAATGGGGCAGCTGGCGGCGGCATTATCCTGGGCAATCAGATGAAGCAGAACCTACTCCTCTACGCCACTCCCAATcccgcccagcagcagctgcagctgaatGTCAACCTGATGGGCACTGGACCGGGATCACCGCCGTTGCTCCTGAGCAATGGCCATGGCCTGGCGGCAGCCTACTGCTCTCCACCCGCCTCGCTGCGGAACTACCAGGAGAAGAATCCGGACTTGGTCAACGATGCGGA
Proteins encoded:
- the LOC120452587 gene encoding uncharacterized protein LOC120452587 encodes the protein MSGLPIWIPLLALLATTAACPPEVCVCKWKGGKQTVECGGQQLSNLPEGMDPGTQVLNFSGNALQVLQSERFLRMDLLNLQKIYLSRNQLIRIHEKAFRGLTNLVELDLSENALQNVPSETFQDYSSLMRLSLSGNPIRELKTSAFRHLSFLTTLELSNCQVERIENEAFVGMDNLEWLRLDGNRIGFIQGTHILPKSLHGISLHSNRWNCDCRLLDIHFWLVNYNTPLAEEPKCMEPARLKGQVIKSLQREQLACLPEVSPQSSYTEVSEGRNMSITCLVRAIPEPKVLWLFNGQVMSNDSLMDNLHMYYYIDETIGISGAEEKRSEIFIYNVGAEDNGTFSCVGQNIAGTTFSNYTLRVIIKEPPVVNEVSFPRDYMNYIVASSAGGGIIFVVLLCTIVVKCKKTSEPAKQRKKCDQVTSIAGGTDSSTGSTQDTGMGMMKCASILNDGGDSLNGNAGLLLGDTLTPTKAANGAAGGGIILGNQMKQNLLLYATPNPAQQQLQLNVNLMGTGPGSPPLLLSNGHGLAAAYCSPPASLRNYQEKNPDLVNDAESVKHKLKTAVSLDGAGEYETQSDCGQYEGCYQLAAAPHAHPGHQHPHPGHPLMGRFAQAMTTLPRGMQLKPAPHQVDVHLNPVCFLGQDGSFAYDYSSAHLVQQPPQQQQQQQQQQQVQPANNFYRTLPHNRLHKHQQFQAAAAAGGNVGVGGNPTLRYSLEAEFIQRGPTVSYEKYQLPNVRFTAEGYPQQQQQQQQQQQQLQQQQQQQLQLQHQFPSPPEGYKSDLAVMPAPFQQWPSCLPGYRFAQSPTSLPAVANPPPAAVVAAPPPPPPTSAVSTQSTATSTIPELDESEASSPRLEEAAGSAAPPAGEEESSDTTKLKQLNGPLADSPDEGYVGDGQETSDI